The following are encoded in a window of bacterium SCSIO 12643 genomic DNA:
- a CDS encoding AsmA-like C-terminal region-containing protein, protein MKTKQVKRIFIGLILIPVMALSVIILVAYLKQDAIVQSQITSLNATYTGKISVGDVHLAPFANFPDISLKVDDVHIYETKEENAAPIVEVADIYMGFGLFDILSGYYDIHSLVVEDGFIDLVLHTDGRTNVENALAISSSSEEGEPIDVHLRKIEFQNIDIHQREEATNLDIETLIYWAKGGFNTKSDQIAAHIDSQFELNVMDNGDTTYLKHKHFEFHTDLVFNETTGMLSFKPSGITMEHGDFELEGSIDTKNEMTLDIALKGAKPNFDMFIAFAPEEVIPVLERYENAGKIYFNAVLQGPTTNGRQPFIDAKFGASEAFLENSTEKKRIDHMGFSGHFTNGEKRNFESMEFSLTDMVGNMEKGKFVGNLEVKNFEAPEINMQLEADFDIPFLVGFLNLEDVEDANGSVEMMLKFHDVIDLDHPEKALSELNQAYFAELKIEDLTFNASDLPAPLKDLDVHIEMNGKKADLDQFYLAMGNSDISLSGTLSDLPAIVHHTPTPVKAHLDVQSTMLDIAELTQFSEEDSTGVNEQIEDLSMAFSFNALGSAFTEFRHLPKGEFFIDDFYADLKHYPHTLHDFHADVLIKGDDLNIVDFKGEIDSSDFHFNGLIHDYSFWMQEQLNGDVDLDITFKSDLLKFDNLFAYQGENHVPKDYRHEEVEGLNLHLSSSMHYKQNALHSIDVQLDRLDGKMHVHPLRFENFNGRVHYEDEHIMIQKFKGKMGRTEFEVDMNYYLGEDETIKKRDNHLTLKSEFIDFDALSSFNESPQPEQTDSTKSVHTSEDMAAHAEAFNLYELSFTDMQFNADIGHFIYHRLDLKNIHAQLRTTKNHYIYLDTVSLDAAGGHVAMNGYFNGSDPKHIYLKPQMNLTEVDLDKLLFKFENFGQEEIVSENLHGQLTARITGNIRVYPDLMVDLDHSVVHMDVMVLNGRLENYDPVMMLSDYFGDKDLTNIKFDTLQNHMDITNGVVTIPNMTIESTLGHMDISGTQDMEDNIDYYFRIPWSLVKQAAKNKLFGAKASDKNKEDEIVEVDPNKKTKYLNINVTGNFDDYSVKVKKQKK, encoded by the coding sequence ATAAAAACCAAACAAGTGAAACGTATATTTATTGGGTTGATTCTGATTCCGGTAATGGCATTATCTGTCATTATTCTAGTAGCATATCTGAAACAAGATGCTATAGTACAGTCACAAATAACCAGCTTAAATGCTACCTATACCGGCAAAATATCGGTTGGAGATGTGCATTTGGCTCCCTTTGCCAATTTTCCGGATATCTCATTAAAGGTGGATGATGTCCATATTTATGAAACCAAAGAGGAGAATGCGGCACCTATTGTTGAAGTGGCAGATATTTACATGGGGTTTGGGCTATTTGATATTTTATCTGGCTATTATGATATTCATTCACTGGTAGTAGAAGATGGTTTTATTGATTTGGTATTACATACAGATGGTAGAACTAATGTGGAAAATGCTTTGGCTATTTCTTCGAGTAGTGAAGAGGGCGAGCCTATAGATGTCCACTTGCGTAAAATCGAGTTTCAAAACATAGATATTCACCAGCGAGAAGAAGCCACCAATTTGGATATTGAAACATTGATTTACTGGGCCAAAGGTGGATTTAATACCAAAAGCGATCAGATAGCAGCGCATATTGATAGTCAATTTGAATTGAATGTGATGGATAATGGAGATACCACTTATCTGAAGCATAAACATTTTGAGTTCCATACCGATTTGGTGTTTAATGAAACTACCGGAATGTTGAGTTTTAAACCTTCAGGAATTACCATGGAACATGGTGACTTTGAACTGGAAGGAAGTATTGATACCAAAAACGAAATGACTCTGGATATTGCGTTAAAAGGGGCCAAACCAAACTTTGATATGTTTATAGCATTTGCTCCCGAAGAGGTCATTCCTGTTTTAGAGCGCTATGAGAATGCGGGTAAGATTTACTTTAATGCGGTATTGCAAGGCCCAACTACAAATGGTCGTCAGCCTTTTATTGATGCTAAATTTGGAGCCTCAGAAGCTTTTTTAGAGAATTCTACAGAAAAGAAGCGAATAGACCATATGGGATTTTCCGGACATTTTACCAATGGCGAAAAACGAAACTTTGAGTCTATGGAGTTCTCACTTACCGATATGGTAGGGAACATGGAAAAAGGAAAGTTTGTGGGCAATCTAGAAGTTAAAAACTTTGAAGCGCCTGAGATCAATATGCAATTAGAGGCGGACTTTGATATTCCGTTTCTTGTAGGGTTCCTGAATCTGGAGGATGTGGAAGATGCCAATGGAAGTGTTGAGATGATGCTCAAATTTCATGATGTTATTGATTTGGATCATCCGGAGAAGGCATTGAGTGAATTAAATCAAGCCTATTTTGCAGAACTTAAAATTGAAGATTTAACTTTTAATGCCAGTGATTTACCGGCTCCGTTAAAAGATTTGGATGTGCATATTGAAATGAACGGAAAAAAGGCGGATTTGGATCAGTTTTATTTGGCTATGGGAAATTCGGATATTTCCTTATCAGGAACGCTTTCTGATTTGCCTGCCATTGTGCATCATACACCAACACCTGTAAAAGCTCATTTGGATGTTCAATCTACTATGCTGGATATAGCTGAGTTAACACAGTTTTCAGAAGAAGATTCGACAGGGGTAAATGAACAAATAGAAGATTTGAGTATGGCTTTTTCGTTCAATGCATTGGGAAGTGCCTTTACCGAATTTAGACATTTACCCAAAGGAGAGTTCTTTATAGATGATTTTTATGCGGATTTAAAGCACTATCCACATACATTACATGATTTTCATGCAGATGTTTTGATTAAAGGTGATGACCTGAATATTGTAGACTTTAAAGGAGAAATAGATTCCTCAGATTTTCATTTTAATGGTCTCATTCATGATTATAGTTTCTGGATGCAGGAACAATTAAATGGCGATGTGGACCTGGATATCACGTTTAAATCTGACTTATTGAAATTTGATAATCTCTTTGCTTATCAGGGAGAAAACCATGTGCCTAAAGATTACCGCCATGAAGAAGTAGAAGGGTTGAATTTACATTTGTCCAGTAGTATGCATTATAAACAAAACGCATTACACAGTATCGATGTACAGTTAGATAGATTAGATGGTAAAATGCATGTACACCCTTTGCGATTTGAGAATTTTAATGGTCGCGTTCACTATGAAGATGAGCATATTATGATTCAGAAGTTTAAAGGCAAAATGGGTCGTACTGAATTTGAAGTAGATATGAATTACTACCTGGGTGAGGATGAAACCATTAAAAAGCGAGATAATCACTTGACTTTGAAATCAGAATTTATTGATTTTGATGCCCTGTCCAGCTTCAATGAAAGTCCACAACCTGAACAAACTGATTCTACCAAGTCTGTTCATACCTCTGAAGATATGGCCGCGCACGCTGAGGCTTTTAATCTGTACGAATTATCATTTACTGATATGCAGTTTAATGCGGATATCGGACACTTTATTTATCATCGACTAGACTTAAAGAATATTCATGCACAATTAAGAACCACTAAAAATCATTATATCTATTTAGATACGGTAAGCTTAGATGCGGCCGGAGGTCATGTGGCTATGAATGGATATTTTAATGGAAGTGATCCGAAACATATTTACTTAAAGCCACAAATGAATTTAACTGAGGTGGACTTGGATAAACTCTTATTCAAGTTCGAAAACTTTGGTCAGGAAGAAATCGTGTCGGAGAACTTACATGGGCAGTTAACCGCACGTATTACAGGGAATATTCGTGTGTATCCTGATTTAATGGTAGACCTGGATCACTCTGTAGTACATATGGATGTGATGGTATTAAATGGACGTTTGGAAAATTATGATCCGGTGATGATGCTTTCCGATTATTTTGGCGATAAGGATTTGACCAATATTAAGTTTGATACTTTGCAAAATCATATGGACATTACCAATGGAGTAGTTACCATTCCGAATATGACTATCGAATCTACCCTAGGGCATATGGATATATCCGGAACCCAGGATATGGAAGATAATATCGATTACTATTTCCGAATTCCATGGAGTTTGGTAAAACAAGCAGCAAAAAACAAACTATTTGGAGCCAAAGCATCCGATAAAAATAAAGAGGATGAGATCGTAGAAGTGGATCCTAATAAGAAAACAAAATACCTGAATATTAATGTGACAGGTAATTTTGATGACTATAGCGTAAAAGTCAAGAAGCAGAAGAAGTAA
- a CDS encoding GIY-YIG nuclease family protein: MYILECEGGFYYTGSTNDLDRRLKEHITGNGANFTKKYPPIQLAYFEVFDRIDQAFYREKQIQGWTRQKKEALIKRQTDKLHELAKCLNQTHFSNKND, translated from the coding sequence ATGTATATACTAGAATGTGAAGGTGGGTTTTATTATACTGGTAGTACAAATGATTTGGATAGAAGATTAAAAGAACATATTACTGGTAATGGAGCTAATTTTACTAAAAAGTATCCTCCAATTCAATTGGCTTATTTCGAGGTGTTTGATAGAATAGATCAAGCTTTTTATAGAGAAAAGCAGATTCAGGGCTGGACTAGACAAAAGAAAGAAGCGTTGATTAAGAGGCAAACTGATAAGCTTCATGAATTAGCAAAATGTTTGAATCAAACACATTTTAGTAATAAGAATGATTAA
- the dinB gene encoding DNA polymerase IV: protein MDLDSFFVSCERLLDPKLIGKPVLVGGTSDRGVVSACSYETRPYGIHSAMPMRMARKLCPEAVVIRGSSGIYSKFSNMVTDIIEEMSPLYEKSSIDEFYIDITGMDRFHGSYKWAKELRQRIIKETHLPISFGMSTSKTVSKVGTGEAKPNGQIEIPYGTEKRFLAPLSIKKIPMVGDKTYRKFRSMGIEKIHTLQEMPLELMERVFGKNGIAIWKKANGIDRTPVTPYHDRKSISSSLTFEKDTIDVRKLKEILTSMTEKLAYYLRNGNKLTSNVSVTVRYSDFDTRSRQKHIPYTANDHTLIATVMQLFDQLYQRRVMARLVGVRFSGLVGGGYQINLFEDNEKTIHLYQAMDKIRNRFGQGAIKRAVTMDTRGIGQMNPFNGKAPIIPAHRRM from the coding sequence ATGGATTTAGACTCCTTTTTTGTATCATGTGAACGTCTACTTGATCCCAAACTTATTGGTAAACCTGTGCTTGTTGGAGGTACCAGCGACCGTGGTGTGGTTTCTGCATGCAGCTATGAAACCCGTCCTTATGGAATTCACTCTGCTATGCCTATGCGAATGGCGCGTAAGCTTTGTCCCGAAGCTGTTGTTATTCGTGGCAGTAGTGGAATCTACAGCAAGTTCTCTAACATGGTTACCGATATCATTGAAGAAATGTCTCCCTTATATGAAAAATCATCTATCGATGAATTTTACATTGATATCACCGGAATGGACCGGTTCCACGGTAGTTACAAATGGGCGAAAGAATTACGCCAACGGATCATAAAAGAGACGCATCTTCCTATCTCATTTGGCATGTCTACGAGTAAAACCGTTTCTAAAGTCGGCACCGGTGAAGCCAAGCCTAATGGACAAATAGAAATTCCATATGGTACTGAAAAACGTTTTCTGGCACCTCTTTCCATCAAAAAAATTCCAATGGTTGGTGATAAGACTTATCGAAAATTCAGAAGCATGGGAATTGAAAAAATACACACTCTCCAGGAAATGCCTTTGGAACTCATGGAACGTGTTTTTGGAAAAAACGGTATCGCTATATGGAAAAAAGCCAATGGTATTGATCGCACTCCTGTAACACCCTACCACGATCGCAAGTCTATTTCATCATCCCTCACTTTTGAAAAAGATACCATAGACGTTCGGAAACTCAAAGAAATCCTTACTTCTATGACTGAAAAGCTAGCCTACTACCTACGTAACGGAAACAAATTGACGTCTAATGTTTCCGTTACCGTAAGGTATTCCGATTTTGATACCCGGAGTCGCCAAAAGCATATTCCATATACGGCTAATGATCATACGTTAATTGCTACTGTCATGCAACTATTTGATCAACTCTACCAACGTAGGGTTATGGCACGATTAGTTGGTGTTCGGTTTAGTGGTTTAGTTGGAGGTGGTTATCAAATCAACCTTTTTGAAGACAACGAAAAAACAATTCATCTGTATCAAGCTATGGATAAAATCAGAAATCGATTTGGACAGGGAGCTATTAAACGTGCAGTAACTATGGACACCCGAGGTATTGGCCAGATGAATCCTTTTAATGGAAAAGCACCCATTATTCCTGCACATCGGAGAATGTAA
- a CDS encoding LexA family transcriptional regulator — MLNFASNIKYLRNKKAWSQQALADHFELSRGQIASYEDHRAEPSQETLIKYSDFFKLPIDALIRHDLTLSKDDVYIDIGKNRVLFPVVINNDDEDMIEVVPIKASAGYLRGYDDPEYISELPQMKLPFVPTGKHRAFPIKGDSMEPWVRDGAFVVGKFVESPEYIRSGQTYVVITRNEGLVYKRLYKNTQNKSVLIFKSDNAFYEPYEVRLEDVIELWEYTCKIDMQNYENDDLNLSSIMQMMRSFQVELKEIKSKMN, encoded by the coding sequence ATGTTGAATTTTGCCAGTAATATCAAATATTTGAGAAATAAGAAAGCTTGGTCTCAGCAAGCTTTAGCAGACCATTTTGAATTATCCAGAGGTCAAATCGCTTCATATGAAGATCATCGGGCAGAGCCGAGTCAGGAAACATTAATTAAGTATTCAGACTTTTTTAAATTACCTATTGATGCCTTGATCCGACATGACCTGACTTTATCCAAAGATGATGTATATATCGATATAGGAAAGAACAGAGTCCTGTTTCCGGTGGTCATCAATAATGATGATGAAGATATGATTGAAGTCGTTCCGATTAAAGCTTCTGCAGGTTATTTAAGAGGATATGATGACCCGGAGTATATCTCAGAGTTACCTCAAATGAAATTGCCTTTTGTGCCTACAGGAAAACACCGTGCATTCCCGATTAAAGGAGATTCTATGGAGCCCTGGGTTCGTGATGGCGCTTTTGTTGTAGGGAAGTTTGTAGAATCCCCTGAGTATATCCGAAGCGGACAAACTTATGTGGTGATTACACGAAATGAAGGACTTGTTTATAAGCGTTTATATAAGAACACTCAGAATAAGAGCGTGTTGATTTTTAAGTCGGATAATGCATTTTATGAGCCTTATGAAGTGCGTCTGGAGGATGTTATTGAATTGTGGGAATACACCTGTAAAATTGATATGCAGAATTACGAGAATGATGATTTGAATCTATCCAGTATTATGCAAATGATGCGTAGTTTCCAGGTAGAACTTAAGGAGATTAAAAGTAAGATGAATTAG
- the tnpA gene encoding IS200/IS605 family transposase, whose translation MANTYTQLYYYVVFVVKRRRNLIQPRWKTELYKYIVGIVNNKNHKIVVINGMPDHIHILLRAKPDINLSHIMRDIKANSSRYINQRKWVRGKFEWQVRFAAFTVGYSQIDMVMNYIERQEEHHIKQSFRQEYISFLEDNSIAYDTQYIFDEVE comes from the coding sequence ATGGCGAATACGTACACGCAATTGTACTATTATGTTGTGTTTGTGGTAAAAAGAAGAAGAAACCTCATTCAACCCAGATGGAAAACCGAACTCTATAAGTATATCGTTGGTATAGTGAATAATAAGAATCACAAAATCGTAGTCATTAACGGGATGCCAGATCATATACATATTTTATTGAGAGCAAAACCAGATATTAACCTGTCTCATATCATGAGAGATATTAAGGCCAATTCATCCAGATATATTAATCAAAGAAAGTGGGTACGGGGCAAGTTCGAATGGCAAGTTAGATTTGCCGCATTTACAGTAGGGTATTCACAGATAGATATGGTGATGAACTATATCGAACGACAAGAAGAGCATCATATAAAGCAGTCGTTTAGACAAGAGTACATATCATTTTTGGAGGATAACAGTATAGCATACGATACCCAATACATTTTTGACGAGGTGGAGTGA
- a CDS encoding CPBP family intramembrane metalloprotease: MDFNTTGIDLSWQVDNIQSFYPIIIATVGFTIYWFISISPKIKSKFYNRYDADKASEKHILFTKYSGLIWMGIIPLIISLLVLPNYALADYGLTIIPETTLTSLAWILGLCILIVPIASISARNPKNFVNYPQIRAKEWDTALKIKNALGWAAYLFGYEILFRGILLFPLVAEFGVWPAIAVNVALYSSTHIPKGLDETIGAIPLGIVLCLLTLLTGTIWIAFFVHVAMAWTNSFTALKHNPEMRSI; this comes from the coding sequence ATGGATTTTAATACTACCGGAATTGATTTAAGTTGGCAAGTTGACAATATTCAGAGCTTCTACCCCATTATCATTGCTACTGTTGGGTTTACCATCTATTGGTTTATTTCTATTTCTCCAAAAATCAAATCCAAATTTTATAATCGATACGATGCGGATAAAGCTTCTGAAAAGCACATTCTTTTCACTAAATATTCAGGTCTGATTTGGATGGGAATTATTCCCTTAATCATCAGTTTGTTGGTGTTACCTAATTATGCTCTGGCAGATTATGGATTAACCATCATTCCGGAAACGACATTGACTTCTTTGGCCTGGATTCTGGGGCTTTGTATTCTTATCGTCCCAATAGCCAGTATCAGTGCACGAAACCCAAAGAATTTTGTGAATTATCCGCAGATTAGAGCTAAAGAATGGGATACTGCTTTAAAGATTAAAAATGCTTTGGGATGGGCTGCCTATTTGTTTGGATACGAGATTTTATTTAGAGGTATTTTGTTGTTTCCATTAGTGGCTGAGTTTGGTGTTTGGCCAGCCATCGCGGTCAATGTAGCACTCTACTCTTCTACACATATTCCTAAAGGACTGGATGAAACCATTGGCGCCATCCCACTCGGTATTGTGCTGTGCCTTTTGACATTGTTAACCGGAACCATCTGGATTGCCTTTTTCGTACATGTGGCTATGGCCTGGACCAATAGTTTTACTGCGCTCAAACATAACCCTGAGATGCGGAGTATATAA